Proteins encoded in a region of the Vicia villosa cultivar HV-30 ecotype Madison, WI linkage group LG5, Vvil1.0, whole genome shotgun sequence genome:
- the LOC131608254 gene encoding nudix hydrolase 18, mitochondrial-like encodes MICMVSRSGRELQRYNTMGGRQVVGCIPYRYKQDINGNRSNELEVLMVSSQKTQRLMFPKGGWELDESLQEAASRESLEEAGVIGLVECELGQWNFISKRYGIYYEGYMFPLFVKEQLDHWPEKNLRTRVWMSVGEAREVCQHWWMKEALDILVQRLISSQQQ; translated from the exons atgatttgtATGGTATCACGATCTGGAAGGGAGTTGCAGAGATACAATACCATGGGTGGCAGACAAGTTGTAGG ATGCATACCTTATAGATATAAACAAGACATAAATGGTAACAGAAGCAACGAATTGGAAGTACTAATGGTTAGTTCACAGAAAACTCAAAGACTAATGTTTCCTAAGGGAGGATGGGAACTTGATGAATCTCTACAAGAAGCAGCTTCTAGGGAGTCTCTTGAAGAAGCAGGTGTTATAGGATTAGTTGAG TGTGAATTGGGACAGTGGAATTTCATTAGCAAAAGATATGGAATATACTATGAAGGCTATATGTTCCCTTTGTTTGTCAAGGAGCAACTTGATCATTGGCCTGAGAAAAATCTTAGGACAAGAGTATGG ATGAGTGTTGGTGAAGCTAGAGAAGTTTGTCAACATTGGTGGATGAAAGAAGCATTAGATATATTGGTTCAAAGACTCATTTCTTCACAGCAACAATAA
- the LOC131604038 gene encoding nudix hydrolase 18, mitochondrial-like produces MVCMVSRSGRELQRYNTMGGRQVVGCIPYRYKQDIDGNRSNELEVLMVSSQKTQRLMFPKGGWELDESLQEAASRESIEEAGVIGLVECELGQWNFISKRYGIYYEGYMFPLFVKEQLDHWPEKNLRTRVWMSVGEAREVCQHWWMKEALDILLQRLISSQQQQK; encoded by the exons ATGGTTTGTATGGTATCTCGATCAGGAAGGGAGTTGCAAAGATACAACACCATGGGTGGCAGACAAGTTGTAGG ATGCATACCTTATAGATATAAACAAGACATAGATGGTAATAGAAGCAACGAGTTGGAAGTACTAATGGTTAGTTCACAGAAAACACAAAGACTAATGTTTCCTAAGGGAGGATGGGAACTTGATGAATCTCTACAAGAAGCAGCTTCTAGGGAATCCATTGAAGAAGCAGGTGTCATAGGATTAGTTGAG TGTGAATTGGGACAGTGGAATTTCATTAGCAAAAGATATGGAATATACTATGAAGGCTATATGTTCCCTTTGTTTGTCAAGGAGCAACTTGATCATTGGCCTGAGAAAAATCTTAGGACAAGAGTATGG ATGAGTGTTGGTGAAGCTAGAGAAGTTTGTCAGCATTGGTGGATGAAGGAAGCATTAGATATATTGCTTCAAAGACTCATTTCTTCACAGCAACAACAAAAATAG